GTTGACCCCGTGAAAACAAACGGCAGGCTGCGGTGGGATAATCGCGGCCTGCCTGTTTTCCAGGAAATGGAATGTTCCGCTGGTTCGAGTCGCTGATTCCCGTCTTTCCGCCGATCGACGCGCGCATGCCGCCGCGCCGCGTGTTGCCGTTCTACCTCCACTATCTGCGCCCGGTCTGGCCGGTGCTGCTGGCCACGTTGATCGCCGGGCTGCTGCTGGCGCTGGTGGAAGTGGCCATGTTCGATTTCCTCGGCCGCATCGTCGACATGGTCAGCGAGCAGCCGGATGCGGGCTTCTTCGCCCGGCACGCCGACACGCTGCTGTGGATGGCGGCGATCACGCTGGTGGCGCGGCCGGTGCTGGTGGGCCTGCACAACCTGCTGGTCAACCAGGCCATCGTGCCGGGCCTGAGCAACCGGTCGCGCTGGCTGATGCACAACTACGTGGTACGCCAGAGCCTGTCGTTCTTCCAGAATGATTTCGCCGGCAGCATGGCCAACCGGGTCATGCAGACCGGTACGTCGCTGCGCGAGTCGGCGGTGCAGATGGTGGATTCGCTGTGGTACATCGTGGTGTACACCGGCACGGCGTTGTACCTGTTCGCGCAGGCGGACTGGCGGCTGATGATTCCGCTGGTACTGTGGTTGGCAGCCTACGTGGTGATCATGGTGTACTTCGTGCCGCGTGCGAAGGAGCGTGCCTGGATCGCGTCCGAGGCGCGCTCCAAGGCGATGGGCCGGATCGTCGATGGCTACACCAACATTCCCACGCTGAAGCTGTTCGCCCACGGCGGGCGCGAGCAGGCCTATGTGGCCGAGGCGATCGAGGAACTGGCGGTCAAGCACCGCCGCCAGACCCGGATCACCACCGGCATGGACCTGACCATCGCGATCGTCAACGGCTTCCTGATCGCCGGTACCTGCGGGCTGGCGCTGTGGCTGTGGAGCCACGGCAACATCACGGTGGGCGCGATCACGCTGGCCACGGGCCTGGTGATCCGCATCCACAACATGTCCGGCTGGATCATGTGGACGATCAACGGCATCTTCGAGGACATCGGCACGGTGCAGGACGGCATCACCACCATTTCGCAGCCACTGAGCGTGCAGGACCGCGCCGATGCGGTGCCGCTGGTGGTGCACGAAGGCGGGGTGCAGTTCGATGACATCCACTTCCACTACGGCAAGCAGGGCGGGGTGATCGCCGGGCTGGACCTGAGCGTGAAGCCGGGCGAGAAGATCGGCCTGGTCGGTCCGTCGGGCGCGGGCAAGTCGACGCTGGTGAACGTGCTGCTGCGCCTGTACGACCTGGAAAGCGGGCACATCCGCATCGACGGCCAGGACATCGCGGCGGTCACCCAGGAAAGCCTGCGCCGGCAGATCGGCGTCGTTACGCAGGACACGTCGCTGCTGCACCGCTCGATCCGCGACAACCTGTTGTACGGGCGGCCTGACGCCAGCGAGGAACAACTGCGTGCGGCGGTGGGCAAGGCGCGCGCTGCCGCCTTCATCGACACGCTGCGTGACGCCGAAGGGCGGCAGGGTTATGACGCGCACGTGGGCGAGCGCGGGGTCAAGCTGTCCGGCGGCCAGCGACAGCGCATCGCCATCGCGCGGGTGCTGCTCAAGGACGCGCCGATCCTGGTGCTGGACGAGGCGACCTCGGCACTGGACTCGGAAGTGGAAGCGGCGATCCAGGACAACCTGGACGAGCTGATGGCGGGCAAGACGGTCATCGCCATCGCGCACCGCCTGTCCACCATCGCGCGCATGGACCGGCTGGTGGTGATGGACCAGGGCCGTATCGTGGAAACCGGCACGCACGCCGAGCTGGTCGCCGCGGGTGGTCTCTATGCACGCCTGTGGGCGCGGCAGACCGGTGGGTTCGTCGCGGCGGACGCTGGGTAGAGCAACAGCAACAGCAACGGCAACAGCTGCGGCGTTTTTGTTGTTACGTGCAGGGAAGGCCGGCGGGCAGCCCTCTACGGGACACGCCGTAAACCCATCCATGGGGGCTTGGCAAAAACATCCATGTTTTTGACAGTCCCTACGAGGGCTGCCCGCCGTCCTTCCCTTCAAACATCGCGGTCGGCGGAACGGAAAGCAGCGACGCATGGCGTCGCTCTACGCGTTCGCGATGTAGGGTCGGTTCCCAAACGACTGCCGGGACGAATGCAACATCCGATGACGCATGAAAATGATCGAAACCCGTAGAGCGACGCCATGCGTCGCTGCTCTCCGTTCCGCCCCGCGCAATGCATGAGGGGAGGCCGGCGGGTAACCTCCGTAGGGACTGTCAAAAACATGGATGTTTTTGCCAAGCCTACAAGGACGTACTTGCGGCGTGTCCCGTAGGGGGTTGCCCGCCGGCCTCCCCAGCACGCAGCACCTGAAACGCTGCTCTACGCGCGAAACAAAAACGGCCCGGTAATCACCGGGCCGTTTCCATATCACGTGCCGAACCGTGGCCGGCAACCACCATCACTCGATCGGCTGGTCCAGCATCAGCTGGCGTGCGAAGCGCACCGGCGGGGCGCCGTAGGACAGCATCTGGTCGTGGTAGGCCTTCAGGTTGAACTTGTCGCCCTGCTTTTCCTGCATCGCCTTGCGCGTGTCGAAGTGCTCCTGCGCGCCGACGAAGTAGGTCGGCAGCTGCGCCGAGGTCAGCTGCGCGCGCACCCACTTGCCCGATGCTTCGCTTTCCTGCTGGAACGCATCGTGGGTCATCAGCTGCATCGCCTGCTCGCGCGTCCAGTTGTCCACGTGCACGCCCTGGTCCAGGATCGCGTTGGAGATCGTGCGCAGGTAGAACTTCAGCTGCACCAGGTGGAACAGCGGATCGTTGTCCAGGTAACCCTGCTCCTGCATCATCCGCTCGGTGTACACCGCCCAGCCTTCGGCGAACAGGCCCGAGCGCAGCACCGCACGCAGCGTCGACGGGAACTTGCCCGAATGCCAGCCCTCCAGGTAGTGGCCCGGCGTGCCTTCGTGGATGCTCAGCAGGTGGATCATGCGGCTGTTGTATTCGCGCAGGAACGAATCGACCTGCTTGTCGGTCCAGTCGTCCGGAATCGGCGACACCGCGTAGAAGGTCTTCAGGTTCTTGTCCAGCGGACCCGGCGAATCGCAGTAGGCCACGGCCACGCCGCGCTGGAATTCGGGCATCAGGATGATGTCCACCGGCGCGTCGGGCAGGGTCATCAGGTCATGCTTGCGCACGAACTCGGTGGACTGCGCCAGCGCCGCCTTGGCATCGTCGACCACCTTGTCGCGCGCCGGCTTGTCGGCGTAGGCCAGCTCCAGCGCCGCTTCGATCGCCGCCTGCTGCTGTTCGTCGCTCGGATTGGCCGGCAGCGCCGGGGCGCCCGGCTTGCCGTTCAGCACCGTCTGCGCGATGCCGTACATGTCCTGGCGTACGCGCTTGAGTTCGGCGCGGGCACGTTCGCCGATCTCGGCGCGCGACAGCGACGAGTTCAGCGCGAACTTCAGCTTCTGATCGTACAGCTCGGCACCGATGCGGAAATCGCCCTTGGCGTTCGGCACCAGCGTCTTGTCCAGCCACGTCTGCTGATCGTCCACCGCCTTCTTCAGGCCGTCGATGGCGGCTTGCAGGCGCTTGCCGTCCTCGGCCGGCAGTTCGCCGATGTGGGGCGTGATGAAGGTATCGACGATGCTCAGGATGCCCTTGTTCTGCTTGGACACCGTTTCGGCGTGGATCTTCGGCACGCGGGCCGGGTCCAGGTTCTCGCGAGCCTGGGCGAAGATCTGCGGCAGCTTCTCCATCCGTGCGGTGGCCGACTTCAGGCGGTCGGGCAGCGGCGCGAACTCACGCGCCATCAGGCCGTACAGGGCGCTGCCGGCGGTGCCGTTGTAGATCTGCGGATCCCACTTGGACGCCTGCAGCACTTCGGCGTTCCAGATTTCGGACTGCAGCTGGTTGCGCAGGATGGCCGCATCCACCTGGTTTTCGCGCGAGAGCTTGCCCACCTCGACCTTGTCCAGTTCGCCGAGCAGGCCCTTGTAAGCGGTCAGCATCTTCTGCTGGCCGGCCGCGCTCAGATCGTCGATCTCGCTGTCGTAACGGTGATCGCCGATCTGGGTGGCGCTGATCGGCGACAGCTGCATCCAGGTGTCCAGGGCACGCTTGGACAGGTCGGCGAAGGCGGCATCCACGGCCGCATCGGCGGCGGGGGCGGTGGCCGCGGTACCGGCCGGGGCGGTGGGGGCGTCGGCCTGCTGGCAGCCACCCAGGGCGGCGATCAGGGCAAGGGCAAGAAGATGCTGGCGCATCGGCGATCCTGTGCTGTGGACAATCGCCCAGCATAGGCGCTGCTGACGGGCGACCGCCCGTGCCATTGGATTACCATGGACCTTTCCCGCCGGGAGGTGTGCCATGCAGTACGAAGGAAGCTGCCATTGCGGGCAGATCGCGTTCGTGGTCCAGGCCGAGGCCCCCATCACCGACGTGGTGGACTGCAACTGTTCGCTGTGCCGGCGGCGCGGTGGTCTGCTGTGGTTCGGCCCGCGCGCGGCGCTGAGCCTGAACACGGACCCTGCGCAGCTGGCCACCTACCAGTTCAACAAGCACCACCTGCAGCATCATTACTGCCGTGAGTGCGGCATTGCCCCGTTCAGCGAGGGCGTGGACCCGCGCAGCGGCCAGGCGATGGTGGCGGTGAACGTGCGCTGCCTGCCCGGGCTGGAACTGGGTGGGCTGAAGATCAATTTTTACGATGGAGCCAGCGTGTGACGACAGGGACGAGGTGGCGCAGCGGCGCTTGGGCAGGGATGCTGCTGGTGGCGCTTGCCGGATGCAGTGGCAAGCAGCATGCGGAGATGGCCAGTGCCGGTGCGGCCGGTGCGGTGGCCTCGCCGGAAGGTGCGGCGCTGGCGTATGAGCACGAGGTGGACATCCAGCTCGATGCCGCGCAGATCGGGCCGCGGGTGAAGCAGATCAGCGAAGCCTGCCAGTCCAGCAGGTTCGGCGACTGCGCCGTGCTGCAGGTTGGGCAGCAGGGGGGCGAGTATCCGTCCGGCTCGATCCGGGTACGGATCGCGCCCAAGGGCGTGGAGCCGTTGATCGGGCTGGCCGGGCAGGGCGGCGACGTCGCCTCGCGCAACACCCAGGCCGAAGACCTCGCCCAGCAGGTCGCGGACACCGCGCTGACCAAGGCCCGCCTGCAGAAGGAACACGAACGCCTGCTCGCCTACCAGGACGACAAGGGCATCAAGGTCGCCGACCTGCTGGTCATCACCCAGCGCCTGTCCGAAATCGAGGCAGGGCTGGAGCAGGCCAACAAGGACGCCGCCAACCAGCGGCGGCGGATCGACACCCAGTTGCTCACGCTGCGCTTCCAGACGCCCGCAGGACAGCGCAGCCGCAGCGAGATCGGCGAGGCGCTGGGCGACTTCGGCGCGACCGTCACCAGCAGCGTGGCCTTCGTGATCCGCGCGGTGGCCGCGCTGCTGCCGGTGACGTTGGTGCTGTGGCTGCTGGGCTGGGTTGGGCTGAAGCTGTGGCGTCGGCGCCGCCGGGCTTCTTCCATGCCGTAACGCGTATGCACCAACGGTGCATACCTACCGGTGGGCTGCCACGTCAGCCTTCGTCGGTTTCGTACTCGACGAACACGTCCAGTTCCAGCGCCAGCTCCTGCACGGCATCGCGCACCTTCTGCGCGGTGCTGTCATTGCCGACCTCGACCTCCAGCTCATGCGTGCCCGGCCCGATGTCATCGGACAGGCCGGCCGAGCTGGAATCGTCATCGTCCATGTGTGGCATCAGGTCGTCGGTTTCCTCGACGTGCTCGATGCCCTCGATGCTCTGGAGCAGGTCGCTGATGGCGCGCGCATCGTCTTCGGTACCGGTGATCCTGAGTCGCAGCATGGCCATGGGAAGGTCTCGTGGGAGTGGGGATTCCACCGTAGCGATGCGCCGGGCAAAAGCGGGTGAATGTTGCCGGGCCGGTGGTTGGGCGACATTCACCCGCCGGTAGCTCACGACCGGTGGTCGTGAGGCGTTAGGTCGTGAGGCGTTTGATCGTGAGGGCGGTTCAACAATTCATCCGGCAACGCCGGCACGGGCGTGCGCTCATCCTGGGCTTCGCGCTTGAGCCAGTCCATGAACGCCACCGCCGTCGGGCTGAGCGGCCGGTGTTCGGCGTGCACGATGTAATACGCATAACGCGCCTTCAGCGCCGGCCCGGGCAGGCGCACCAGTTCATAGCGCTGCAGGTACGGCTGGGCGATGTGTTTGCGCGCCAGCACCGCGCCGATGCCATACACCGCCGCGCGCATGGCATCGGTGCTGTCGCTGAAGATGTGCTGCGCGGTCAGGTCCAGTCCACGCACGCCGGCGGCCCGGAACCAGTCGCGCCAGCCCTGCGGCGACATGTCGCTGACCAGCGGCAGCGTGGCGATCTGCGCGGGCTCACGCAGCGCCGACACCCCCGGCAGGGCCGGTGACGCCACCGGGCACAGTTCGTCGTCCATCAGGTGGTGGGCGGCCAGGCCCGGCCACTGGCCCAGTCCGTAACGGATGCCCAGTTCCGGACCGTTCTCGTCGAAGCGGACCAGTTCGCTGCTGGTCTGCAGCTCGATGCGCATGCGCGGATGCAGGCGAGTGAAACGCGGCAGGCGCGGCACCAGCCAGCAGTACGACAGCGAGCGCAGGGTGGTGATCCGCAGCGGCACCACATCGGCCTGCGGGTGCAGGTTGCCGGCCACTGCGTTGATGTCGCTCAGGGCGGCGGCGGCGGCGTCAGCCAGCTGGCGGCCTTCGGCGGTCAGGCGCACGCCACGGGCATGGCGCTGGAACAGCACCGTGCCCAGCAGTGCTTCCAGCCGCCGCACGTGGTGGCTGACCGCGCTGGCGGTGAGGTGCAGCTCCTCGGCGGCATGGGCGAAATTCTGGTGGCGCGCGGCGACCGCGAACACCCCCAGCGCGGGCAGCAGGGCAGGGCGCAGGATCATGGCGAGACCCAAATCATATTTGTGGCTTGCAGGGATACTACGCGCTTGTCGAGGCCCCGCGGCAGGTAGATGCTGCGTGTCTGATCCCTGGAGCCCGCGCCATGTTGCTGCCCGTCCCCGCTGCCGTCGCTGCCAGTTCCTGCCGTGCCGGGAGCCGCCCGTGAGCGGCGCGCCGGTGAGTGCGGGGGCGATCGAGCGCGATTGGCGCACCCCGCTGGAGCTGACCGTGCTCGGCGCGATCTGGGGCTGCTCGTTTCTGTTCATGCGCGTGGCGGTGCCGTCGTTCGGGCCGTATGCGCTGGTGGAAGTGCGGCTGCTGCTGGGCGCGCTGGTGCTGCTGCCGTTCCTCTGGCAGGCGCGCGCGCAGTTCCCGGCCCGGCGGTGGTTGTGGCTGGTGCCGATCGGCCTGATCAACTCCGCCATTCCGTTCGTGCTGTTCGCCTGGGCCGCGCAGCGCGCACCGGCCGCGATCGGCGCGATCTGCAACGCGATGACCGTGCTGTTTGCCGCGCTGATTGCGTTCCTGTTCTTCGGCGAGAAGATCGGCATGCGTCGCGCGATTGCGCTGCTGGTCGGCTTCGGCGGCGTGGTGGTGCTGGCCACGGCCAAGGTGTCCGGGCTGAGCATCGGCGCGGCGGTGATTGCCGGTTCGCTGGCTGCGCTGCTGTACGGCCTGGGCGTCAACCTGGTCAAGCGCCACATGACCGGCCTGCCGCCAGCGGCGTCGGCCGGCGCTACGCTGGGCAGCGCGGCGCTGCTGATGCTGCCGATGGCGCTGACCCACTGGCCGGACGCGTCGATTCCGGCTGTGTCGTGGGCGTGCGCGATCGCGCTGGGGGTGGTCTGCACCGGCTTTGCGTTCCTGATGTTCTACCGCCTCATCGCGCGGATCGGCCCGGCGCGCGCCTCCACCGTGACCTACCTGGTGCCGATGTTCGGCGCGTTGTTTGCCTGGCTGTTCCTGGGCGAGCCGGTGACCTGGGCGATGGTGGTCGCCGGCGCGTTGATCCTCGGCAGCGTCGCCGCCAGCCAGAAACGTTGACGCGACGCGGCATCCCTTACCGCACGGGCACGGGAATGTTGCACAGGTCGATATGCCCGGCGGCGCGCTTGTAGAAGTCATCCACGCGGTTGCGCCGCGCTTCGACCGTATCGGCGAAGGTCTTTGAATCGGTGCGCAGCACCTGCAGCGTCGGTCGCTGCGCTTCGGGCAGATCGCTCACCCGCTGTATCGAGCGGATCGCGGTGCGCTGCGAAGCGTCGGCGTAGAAGCCCATCGGGGCCGGTCCGCGCGGTAGCGCGCTGAGCAGCTCCATGCCCTTGAGCACCCGGCCGACCACGGTGATGTTGCGGTCCAGCTGGCGCGGCGACTGGCCGGTGACCACATACAGCTCGGCGCCAATGCTGCTGTCTTCGTCGTTGTTGCGGCCGGCACCCAGCGCGCCGTAGCAGTGCGCCAGCCAGGTCTTGCCGTCCTGCCGGTCCTGGCCCACCGCGAAGCCGTCGACGAAGCCGGTCTGGTCGGCCCAGCCGTCGCGATCGGGCAGCACGCTGACCTTCAACCCTTTGCTGTCGCGCTGGAACTCCGCCGGCAACTTGCGCTTGGCCGAGCCCAGCGGCTTGGCCTTGGCCACGTCATCGGCATCGGCATCGCCGAACTGCACCACGAAGTTGTCCTGCGCGCGGTAGATGCTCTCGCCATCCCAGAAATGCTCATGCGCCAGGGTCTGGATGTTGGCCACGTGCTGCGGCGCGAAGGCCGGGGCCAGCTCGATCAGGACCTCACCGGCATCCAGCTTCATCACCAGCAGGTTGGCCGGATCCGGCGTGCGCCAGTCGCTCGCGGGCGAGGCCTCCAGGATCTGCTGCGCGCTGCGGTAGGGCGTGGCTGCGGTGGCCAGGCCAGGCAGCAGGCAGGAGAGGGCAAGCGCAAGCAGGGCGGGACGGCGTGGCGACATGGTGGACCCCGGGATGAACGATCCCCGATTCTGCGCGAAGCCCGGCTCCGGCCGCCAGCCCACCCTGTCCCCCGGCAGGGTGACTAACGGCACGTTCGCTATAGCTGACTTCGCACTAGTGTTGACTCCACGCTAGCTGGAGATCGTCATGAGCGACCACGAGGTCCACCTGAAGAAGTTCCAGAAGGAGCTCAGTGCCGGCACCGTGTCGCTGGCCCTGCTGGCGGTGCTGGCCAAGGCCGGGGAGCCGCTGTACGGCTACCTGATCGCCAAGGAACTGGAACGGACCGGCGAGGGCGTGCTGAGCGGCAAGCAGAGCGCGCTGTACCCGGTGCTGCGCAACCTCGAAGGGGCCGGGCTGCTGGAAAGCCAGATCGAACCGTCGGTGGCCGGGCCACCGCGGCGCTACTACCGCATCAATGAACGCGGCCGCGAGGTGCTGGCGTTGTGGAGCCAGGCCTGGCGTGCCACCCGAGATTCCGTTGATTCCGTGCTGGAAGGGGTACTGCAATGAACGAACAGAACAGGGCGGGCGGGGGCCTGCCGACCACCATCGGGGAATACCTGGCACAACTACGCGCCGCGCTGCACGACGCCGATCCGGCGATGGTGCAGGACGCGCTGTACGACGCCGAGGAATACCTGCGTTCGGAACTGGCCGCCCAGCCGGGCCGCAGCGAGGCGGAGGTGATCGCCGACGTCGCCGGCAGCTACGGTGCGCCGGAGGAAGTGGCCGAGATCTACCGCGAAACCGAAATCACCGTGAACCGCGCGCTGCGCACGCCCAGTGCCAGTGTGCGGCCGATTGCCCGCGTGGTGCCGGCGCAGGTGGCCGGCGCATCGGTCGCCGCAGCCGCAGCGGCCGCACCCGGCGGCGACGCACCGCGCGTGGAGCCTGTGGCCGCGCCGCACCGCTCGGCGCTGGCGCGCTTCTTCGGCGTGGCACTGGAACCGCGGACCTACGGCGCGCTGTTCTACATGCTGCTGTCGTTGGCGACCGGCATCTTCTTCTTCACCTGGGTAATCACCGGCCTGTCGATGTCGCTGGGCCTGATTGTGCTGATCATCGGCATTCCGATGACGGTGCTCTTCTTCGGTTCGGTGCGCGGCCTGGCGCTGCTGGAAGGGCGGCTGATCGAAGCACTGCTCGGCGAGCGGATGCCGCGTCGGCCGCGCTATGCCGACCGCAGCCGCAGCTGGCTGCAGCGCATCGGCGACATGTTCACCGATGGACGCACCTGGCTGACGATGCTGTACTTCATGCTGATGCTGCCGCTGGGCATCATCTACTTCACCATCGCGGTCACGCTGCTGACGGTGGCGCTGGTCTTCATCTGGGCGCCGGTGGCCTCGATGTTCGCGCTGGGCGCCCCGAGCCTGTACTTCGAAAGCGAACTGGTCGTGCTGCCGCTGTGGGCCACCCCCGCGCTGGCGGTACTGGGCGTGGTGATCCTGTTCTGCACCATGCACCTGGCGCGCTTCATCGGCCACCTGCACGGCCAGATGGCGAAACACCTGCTGGTACGCCTCTAAGTCTACCGACGGCCGGCCAACGGCCGGCGCTACCGCCAGGCATCCGGAGCCCTTGGTTGATTGACCATGATCCGGATGGGCCCGTAGCAATTCGTAGGTCCGGCCGTTGGCCGGACACCGCGCGCAGCGCGGCGCAAGCATCCGAAGTCGTCGAGATCAGGCCACGGTGATCCGACCGGAGTTTAGCCCCAATCGAAACCGCCCGTCAGACGTTCATGATCCGGATCGAAGCGCCGACAACCGTCGGCGCAACCGGTCGTCAACCCGCTTTCTTACGGATCGGGGTGACGTTGCTGGCGGCCTTGGCTGCCTTCTTCGGCTTCGCCGCAGCCTGCGCGTTGGCGGCGAAGAAATCGCGCACCTTGGGGTACACGGTTTCGCGCCAACGACGGCCGCTGAAGATGCCGTAGTGGCCGGCGCCCTCGACCACGAAGTGCTCACGGCGCGCGGCCGGAATGCCGGTGCACAGTTCCTGCGCCGCTTCGGTCTGGCCCAGGCCGGCGATGTCGTCCAGCTCGCCTTCGATGCTCAGCAGCGCGGTGCCGGTGATCGCACCGGGATCCACAAGCTCACCCTGCACATACCACTCGCCGCGCGGCAGCAGGAATTCCTGGAACACCACGCGGATGGTATCCAGGTAGTAGCGCGCCGGCATGTCCAGCACTGCGTTGTATTCGTCGTAGAAGCGGCGGTGCGCATCGGCATCTTCCATGTCGCCCTTGACCAGGTCGGCATAGAAATCCCAATGCGAACTGAAGTGCCGGCTCGGGTTCATCGACAGGAACCCGGCGTGCTGCAGGAAGCCCGGATACACGCGGCGACCGGCGCCCGGATAACCCGGCGGCACGGTGTGGATCACGTTGTTCTCGAACCACGACAGCGGGTTCTGGGTGGCCAGGTTGTTCACCGCGGTCGGGCTGCAGCGCGCATCGATCGGGCCGCCCATCATCACCAGCGAACGCGGCGTGGTTTCGCCACGGCTGGCCATCAGCGAAACGGCGGCCAGCACCGGTACGGTCGGCTGGCACACGCTGACCACGTGCAGTTTCTCGGCACCGAGGTGTCGGATGAATTCCTGCACGTAGGCGATGTAATCGTCCAGGCTGAACTCGCCTTCGCTGCCGGGCACCATGCGCGCGTCGACCCAGTCGGTGACGTACACGCGGTGGTCGCGCAGCAGGGTGCGCACGGTGTCGCGCAGCAGCGTGGCGTGGTGGCCCGACAGCGGCGCCACCACCAGCACGAACGGCTGGTTGAGCATGGTGTTGAGCTGGTCGGCTTCGTTGCTGTGGCGCTTGAAGCGCAGCAGCTTGCAGAACGGCTTGACGACTTCTTCGTGCACCACGATCGGCACGCGCTCGCCGTCGACCTCGATTTCGTTGATGCCCCACTCGGGCTTCTCGTAATCCTTGCCGATGCGATGGAACAGCTCGTTCACCGCGGACAGGCGGTCGGCACCGGGCATCTGCGACCACCAATGGCCCTGGTTGGCGAAGAACTTGGCGTTGGCCTGGGCCTGGTGCACCCACGGGGCGAGCAGGTTGCGGGTCAATTCATGCAGCTGATAGAGCATGACGTCCGAATATGTATGGTCTTATGTTGCCGCGCAGCATACCTCACCCGGGTCGGGAACGCCTTAATAGGCAGATCCGTCGCAACCGGTCATGAGATCAACGGCCACTGCGTTCCAGGGCGGCGGCGTGGCCCGCCAGTGCGGGCGACAGCCAGCAGTGCGAACCGAGCGCGGTGAAGCCTTCGGCCGTCAGCTGGCGCCGGTACCAGGCCGCCGGGCGGGCCTGGAATCCTTCATGGTCACCTTCGAACTCGTCCTCGGCGGTGAACGCCTCCAGGAACGCCACGCCACCGGTGAGCTCGGCGAAACCGGCCAGGGCGGGGCGCAGCTCGCGGGTGGGCACGTAGTGCATCACGTCCGAACAGACCAGCAGGTCCACCGGCGCGCACGGGCGCAGCCAGGCGAAATCGCCAACCCGGGCCGGGTGCAGGTTGCGGCTGCGGCCGTAGCGCTGCACCGCATAGTCGCTGCTGTCGAAGCCCATGTACTGCACGCGCGGGCGCAGCTTGAGCAGCGGCGCGCGCCAGGCGCCTTCACCGGCGCCGATGTCCAGCACGCTGCGGATCGGGCGCTCCAGGTAGTACTCGGCACTGGCGACGGCCAGTGCGACCTTGCGCGCCAGGCGCGCCGCGCCGCCGGTCTGGTCGGGCT
This is a stretch of genomic DNA from Stenotrophomonas rhizophila. It encodes these proteins:
- a CDS encoding polyhydroxyalkanoate depolymerase, with product MLYQLHELTRNLLAPWVHQAQANAKFFANQGHWWSQMPGADRLSAVNELFHRIGKDYEKPEWGINEIEVDGERVPIVVHEEVVKPFCKLLRFKRHSNEADQLNTMLNQPFVLVVAPLSGHHATLLRDTVRTLLRDHRVYVTDWVDARMVPGSEGEFSLDDYIAYVQEFIRHLGAEKLHVVSVCQPTVPVLAAVSLMASRGETTPRSLVMMGGPIDARCSPTAVNNLATQNPLSWFENNVIHTVPPGYPGAGRRVYPGFLQHAGFLSMNPSRHFSSHWDFYADLVKGDMEDADAHRRFYDEYNAVLDMPARYYLDTIRVVFQEFLLPRGEWYVQGELVDPGAITGTALLSIEGELDDIAGLGQTEAAQELCTGIPAARREHFVVEGAGHYGIFSGRRWRETVYPKVRDFFAANAQAAAKPKKAAKAASNVTPIRKKAG
- a CDS encoding class I SAM-dependent DNA methyltransferase; amino-acid sequence: MQKTYDQAYFQRWYQPDQTGGAARLARKVALAVASAEYYLERPIRSVLDIGAGEGAWRAPLLKLRPRVQYMGFDSSDYAVQRYGRSRNLHPARVGDFAWLRPCAPVDLLVCSDVMHYVPTRELRPALAGFAELTGGVAFLEAFTAEDEFEGDHEGFQARPAAWYRRQLTAEGFTALGSHCWLSPALAGHAAALERSGR
- a CDS encoding sensor domain-containing protein; protein product: MNEQNRAGGGLPTTIGEYLAQLRAALHDADPAMVQDALYDAEEYLRSELAAQPGRSEAEVIADVAGSYGAPEEVAEIYRETEITVNRALRTPSASVRPIARVVPAQVAGASVAAAAAAAPGGDAPRVEPVAAPHRSALARFFGVALEPRTYGALFYMLLSLATGIFFFTWVITGLSMSLGLIVLIIGIPMTVLFFGSVRGLALLEGRLIEALLGERMPRRPRYADRSRSWLQRIGDMFTDGRTWLTMLYFMLMLPLGIIYFTIAVTLLTVALVFIWAPVASMFALGAPSLYFESELVVLPLWATPALAVLGVVILFCTMHLARFIGHLHGQMAKHLLVRL